Part of the Pristiophorus japonicus isolate sPriJap1 chromosome 11, sPriJap1.hap1, whole genome shotgun sequence genome is shown below.
ggttgattccggagatgagggggttgaattatgaggataggttgagtaggttgagcctataccttaatgagaggtgatcttattgaaacttataagataatgagggggctcgacaaggtggatgcagagaggatatttccactcattggggaaacaaaACTCGGGACatagtcttacaataaggggcggccaatttaaaactgagatgaggagaaatttcttctctcagaggattgtaaatatgtggaattctctgccccagagagctgtggaggctgggtgattgaatatatttaagtcagagataaacagatttttgagcgataaagcattaaagggttatggggagcaggcagggaagtggagctgagtcaatgatcagatcagccatgatcttattgaatggcggagcaggctcgaggagccaaatggcctactcctgctcctatttcttatgttcttatgttcttataccatttgctttcttaattgcttgctatatctGTATGTTAACTTCAGTGATTCGGGgacaaacactgatccctgtggtaccccactagtcactgcctgccaccccgaaaacaacctgtttattctgactctctgtttgctgtcagttaaccaattttcaatccatgccaatacattactcccaatcctatgtgctttaattttgcacactaacctcttatgtgggactttatcaaaggccttctgaaaatccaaatacactacatccactggttctcccttatctattctatcagttacatcctcaaaaaactccagttagtttgtcaaacatgattttcctttcataaatccatgttgactttgtttaatcccgttgatattatctaagtgtgccgttatcacatcctttataatagactctagcattttccctactactgatgttaggctaaccgggctgtagttccctgttttttctctccctcaatttttaaatagtggggttacatttgccaccctccaatctgcaggaactgttccataatctatagaattttggaagatgacaaccaatgcatctactatttccatggctaccccttttagtactctggggatttatcggccttcagtcccattagtttcaccAGCAcgattttcttacaaataatcatttcctttcattcctcttgctcactagacccttagttccctagcatttctgggacattaattgtgtcctcttccatgaagacagaaccgtctttaattatttaattgttctgccatttccttgttccccattataaattctcctgtttctgtcttcactaatctttatctatttacttacttgtagaaacttttgcagtcggtttttatgttccttgcaaatttactctcatattctatatttcctctcttaatcaatctcttggtccttttttgctggagtctaaactgctcccaatcctcaggcttgctactttttctggcaactttgtataactcctctttggatctaatactatccttaatttcttttgttcgacatggttgggccactttttcttttgtgtttttacaccagaaagaaatatataactattgcaattcatgcattcgttccttaaatgttagccattgccgatccaccgtcatgccttttaatgactcTTCCCAATTTATCATAGCCTATTCATTCGTAGTTTCCTTTCTTTAGATTTAggacctagtttcggattggactacttcactttccatcttaataaagaattcaatcatgttatggtcactcttccctaaaggaccctgcacaacaagactgttaattaaccccttctcattacacaatacccaatctaggatagcctgttccctagtaggctcctcaacatattgtaacataaaaaaccatctcgtacatacTCCAAGAAtttatcttccacagtattattactaatttggtttggccagtctatatgtagattaaagtcacctacgattactgtagtacccttgttacatgcatctctaatttcctgtttgatgccatcccctacactaccactactgtttggaagcCTATAGACAActctcaccaatgttttctgccgcttggtgctccttagctccacccagactgattctacatcttgattttctgagccaatatcctttctctctattgctctgatttcatcctttactaacaacgccacaccaccccctcttcctttttgtctctccttcctaaatatcgaatatccttggatattcagttcccaactctggtcaccctgtaaccatgtctccataattgtaactatatcgtatctgtttgcatctatttgcgctgttaattcgtctaccttattacaaatgctttgtgcattcagacacaatgcttttaaatttgtctttttagcattattagacatcttgtactatagccctatttgtcttattgctGTGTTTTCTTACCTGGACTCTATttcttagtgcactcttttgtttgtatgttctgtcccttcctgacataatctttaTCCTTActgcaatcactttcctgcattgcttcctttttttctcgctttagcattctagatttctctcaacTGCGACcgtcttccccccgctcccccccttatttagtttcgctagaactctggtcccaacatagttcaggtgtagccccacggaacagctctctctttcccaagtattggtgccccacgaatcgaaacccacttctcccacgccaacctttgagccatgcattcatctccctgattctattgaccctatgccaatttctcGTGCCTCAGGTAATAATGGAGAGATTATTACCATtggggttctgcttttcaatttagtccctagctgttcaagctctctcagcagaacctctttcttagtcctacctatgtcattggtacctatgtgcatcaCAACAACtgaatcctccccctcccactccaagttcttcgccatagatgtaaagtaattcgAGGGAGgtctagaggagatatgagaggcaaACTCTTCACCCATAGGATGGTGGGGGTTTGAAagtcactggctgaaagggtggtagaggcaggaaccctcaccacatttaatactATATGGATGTGcacgtaaagtgccgtaacctacagggctacggaccaagagctggaaagtgggattaggctcgatagctcttggtcggccagcacagacacgatgggccgtaatggcctccttccatgctgtaaatttctatgattctatgaacccagggtcactgggcaatgatcaggaaccagggctgattcccccacactgacccagggtcactgggcaatgatcaggaaccagggctgattcccccacactgacccagggtcactgcGCAATGATCAGGAACcagggctgattcccccacactgacccagggtcactgcGCAATGATCAGGAACcagggctgattcccccacactgacccagggtcactAGGCAATGATCAGGAACcagggctgattcccccacactgacccagggtcactgggcaatgatcaggaaccagggctgattcccccacactaacccagggtcactgcgcAATGATCAGGAACcagggctgattcccccacactgacccagggtcactAGGCAATGATCAGGAACcagggctgattcccccacactgacccagggtcactgggcaatgatcaggaacctGAGTTGatacccccacactgacccagggtcattgggcaatgatcaggaaccagggctgattcccccacactgacccagggtcactgggcaatgatcaggaaccagggctgattcccccacactaacccagggtcactgcgcAATGATCAGGAACcagggctgattcccccacactgacccagggtcatTGAGTTCAGTTCTACTTCCCCCACTTGCCATCTTTATTATTTGCTGCAGCATTCAGCTCTTTTTACTGGAGCACGAAAGCGACGGTGAGCTGTGCAGCATCTTTATCTGATCTTATAAACTCGTGTGTTATTTCTCCCAAATATTCATTTCCATTTTGAtattgatttcattgaatggcaacACCCGTTCCAGCAGATTACCCTGTCACTGGTACAATCATTTCAATACATCGCAGGATACAGAAGCACCTTTACAAATCTCAATAAGTACTCAGTTAAACTTGTAACTTTACTCCCAGCCTGATGTATAATTACctgtttatttcccttcctcacAGTGAACATAGTGacaattgtgatcctgtcccggggaaagtgcggactctccaaatgtgtcactcgctacctggtggccatgtcaACGGCGGATCTATTGGTCATTATCTTGGACCTTATTCTGAGGCACATTCCCATTGTTTACTGGGAACACTTTGATTTTGTGCGATCCATTcccgtgtgtaatatccatgcCGTCCTGCTTTACACAGCCACAGACtgctctgtctggttcaccgtcactttcacctttgatcgatttgtggccatttgttggcagaagctgaaaactaaatattgcaccgagagaacgtcATCTGtgattctgggaacagtgactgtgctgagcggGTTAAAGGACATCACCTGGTATTTTATGTTATTGAGCACATATTGGCTTATAAATTTCCCCTGGTTTTGTGCGGTATCAGTCACTGCTGCAACATCACCGGTCTGGACAACAATTGAGCTCCTTCATTATATTGTAACTCCATTTGCCCCGTTtgttctgatcctgctgctcaacgcgctcactgtcagacacattttagtggccagcagagcccgcaggaggctCCATGGTCCCAGCTGTGGGGAGAAGCCCAGAGACCCCGAGATGGAGAGTcgcaggaaatccatcattttactgtttgttatctcggggaatttcatcctgttatgggccATATTTGTGATGTGTTCTATATGGAACCGGGTGTCGTATTTTAGCGCTGGTTCTATAGTTGCAACTGGTTTTGTAACAGAAATGGGATTCATGCTCCAACTCCTGACTTGCTGCACAAACACAGGCATTTATActgtgacccagactaagttcaggCAGCAGTTGAAGGATCTGCTGAAATGTCCCATGACACTAATTGTAAAATTCATTAAAAGATGAGATGAAATGCAttatatctgtaatgcacttatgaatgacttcacgaggcaatgtgttgtattcaaactgtagtgaccttggtcctttatttgtaactccagagtgaggcacaagcatggtgggcagccttttatactgggccctgcacacatatgcaagtgaccctcagttctcccaccgcagtgccctctggtggatagcctctgccacaggagctggaaaccccagtctccaccagttgcaccctctagtggtgccagcttagtatatacacagtgtaaaccttattgataacacatcaggtaacaagtctccatcttaagcaGCTATacggtgactacacagagagtatagcgaaagtttgcatatataacatcactctcccccaagtcctttgtgccgattacctttgcactatgtactCTGGCTTAGCTGTCCCAGACTTAATTGTCAATAGCCCTtgaaccttggctgtgctttggtttggctctctccctgttaacccccaagtccttttgccacaactttgggtagtgattaccagtttggatggtttgatgatgcagtgcagGTGCCAGTGGatcctgggtgtgatccatgtgtgtgtgtgtgtgtatggctacatacatccatttccccgcccccacccttccgacagcgagatcgtgcagcaggcccgttacattaatatACAGGATCAGACGCAGTgccagtacaaagaaaggaagttatagtttgtatcgtgacaccttggttcagtgacttacattcattacattttgcggtcgtgcgccaggattgggtagattgcattcatggttcagtcatggtcagtactgaggtagcaatactggtatgcgaggacgcaagttccagagcaaccggacggggtcctagtcatctgatagcggcgctgcgccccctgctagcatggtgggcttggttcactaacctagccaggactcagggcctttgccgttgctgttgcctagtggtgggcagagccacagatatgtgtagcctccctgtcctcctttgagggctgcagaatcttctgcctgctctctaacggtgttgggaacctggctgttccaggtcctatttggggaactcgttggttctgatctttcgctcctggacatggccgaggtagtgactgggtctgggggctgcgccgtctccacctgggtggtattggcgccattttcatttccatgtccgtggcgaatagtgccatcgggtgcttgcAATGTGGGATagtcctggggcagggtatcaggatcagtgccttcactctcctgaGGGCGCTAGCCTATAACTTGAGGGGACACCTTGAGCAGGGCattaggatcagcgcctttaccctcccgaattcgctcgcttgct
Proteins encoded:
- the LOC139275642 gene encoding probable G-protein coupled receptor 139, translated to MCQNLRTVDGNVTTMDRGFSWEFDFLSTYYDKLTLEDRIFWALLIIEQIYYPFLAIVGVPVNIVTIVILSRGKCGLSKCVTRYLVAMSTADLLVIILDLILRHIPIVYWEHFDFVRSIPVCNIHAVLLYTATDCSVWFTVTFTFDRFVAICWQKLKTKYCTERTSSVILGTVTVLSGLKDITWYFMLLSTYWLINFPWFCAVSVTAATSPVWTTIELLHYIVTPFAPFVLILLLNALTVRHILVASRARRRLHGPSCGEKPRDPEMESRRKSIILLFVISGNFILLWAIFVMCSIWNRVSYFSAGSIVATGFVTEMGFMLQLLTCCTNTGIYTVTQTKFRQQLKDLLKCPMTLIVKFIKR